A section of the Maniola jurtina chromosome 28, ilManJurt1.1, whole genome shotgun sequence genome encodes:
- the LOC123879564 gene encoding uncharacterized protein LOC123879564 isoform X1 gives MFKMMMHSKSSMQQYQINSDFDNLYLSFAFHTDGYGIEFEGLIDLGPKWNYKYKISPISYQDSTVKIHLLPKYFDTLLRKDKEFENEKQQKLRIREWQKTKSPQENNSSEKYITRIYDSETSKENGDIKRSKSMVQTTETRNRHNKIQHYTSSPLFTFHGQLNDENDPKVSQTRVKNNLRATSGFLPNEKKYAQKSHKNKKRNRIHKNITNQDYKVKDDPKIFSFTLHIFQQNLKIFDNIMKSAQLDRLKHKFKSVKKRYIEEFKNFLSQNKDYKIKTKLGIQKVIFNTIDTCYKILQRLIPQVSKAMDGENFVKDNPIKKFQRGVDRQKIIEEIHACKKFGMCRNKEEYSDFITEIIGFIIQANDSKVKQASDALTEVVKTTDFTNVIDNNIQDEVRKFMKVLEVSDPVLLRAMFFILRNAISSQNHPIVIIDPVDEKLAAKTTAFHNILNILDKNIVKSANDTEWDEIIRHFEEWKDGFRTDILNLFETLTKQIKMAFDKMDSKTAQQVNENMKILVKPLKYKTARINSTKNPYHEIL, from the exons ATGTTTAAAATGATGATGCACAGTAAAAGTTCTATGCAGCAATATCAAATTAATTCTGATTTTGATAAtttgtatttaa GCTTCGCTTTTCACACAGATGGTTACGGTATTGAGTTTGAAGGTTTAATAGATTTAGGCCCAAAATGGAattacaaatataaaatttcaCCCATTAGTTATCAAGATTCTACTGTGAAAATACATCTTTTGCCGAAATATTTTGATACCTTATTAAGAAAAGACAAAGAATTTGAGAACGAAAAGCAGCAGAAATTGAGAATTAGAGAATGGCAAAAAACAAAAAGTCCACAGGAAAATAATAGTAGTGAGAAATATATAACAAGAATATATGATTCTGAAACAAGCAAAGAAAATGGAGATATTAAAAGATCAAAATCGATGGTGCAAACTACAGAAACAAGAAATAGACATAATAAAATACAACACTATACGAGTAGCCCTCTATTTACGTTCCATGGCCAATTAAACGATGAAAATGATCCTAAAGTATCGCAAACaagagttaaaaataatttaagagcaACATCAGGTTTCCTGCCTAATGAAAAGAAATATGCTCAAAAaagtcataaaaataaaaaacgtaatcggattcataaaaatataactaatcAAGATTATAAAGTAAAGGATGATCCAAAAATTTTCAGTTTCACTCTTCATATTTTTCAACAAAATCTCAAAATTTTTGACAATATAATGAAATCAGCTCAACTTGATAGATTGAAACACAAATTCAAATCAGTTAAAAAAAGGTATATTGAAGAATTCAAAAATTTCCTTTCACAAAACAAAGACTATAAAATCAAAACTAAGTTAGGCATTCAGAAGGTTATTTTCAATACAATTGATACATGTTATAAAATATTGCAAAGGCTTATTCCCCAAGTATCTAAAGCTATGGATGGCGAAAATTTTGTTAAAGATAATCctataaaaaaattccagcgCGGTGTTGATAGACAAAAAATAATAGAAGAAATACATGCTTGTAAAAAATTTGGTATGTGTCGCAATAAGGAAGAATACAGTGACTTTATTACAGAAATTATCGGGTTTATAATACAAGCTAATGATAGTAAAGTCAAGCAAGCTTCAGATGCATTAACTGAAGTTGTGAAAACAACTGATTTCACTAATGTGatcgataataatattcaaGACGAAGTAAGAAAGTTtatgaaagttcttgaagtttCAGACCCAGTTTTACTTAGAGCAATGTTCTTTATACTTAGAAATGCAATAAGTAGTCAAAATCATCCTATTGTTATAATAGACCCTGTAGATGAAAAATTAGCGGCTAAAACTACAGCATTTCATAATATACTAAACATTTTAGATAAAAACATTGTTAAATCTGCTAACGATACAGAATGGGATGAAATTATAAGGCATTTTGAGGAATGGAAAGATGGTTTCCGTAccgatattttaaatttatttgaaactttaaCTAAACAAATCAAAATGGCATTTGATAAAATGGACTCTAAAACGGCGCAACAAGtgaatgaaaatatgaaaatactTGTCAAGCCTTTAAAATATAAGACAGCCAGGATAAATAGTACAAAGAATCCatatcatgaaattttgtaa
- the LOC123879564 gene encoding uncharacterized protein LOC123879564 isoform X2 — translation MILKTLLLYVLCFAFHTDGYGIEFEGLIDLGPKWNYKYKISPISYQDSTVKIHLLPKYFDTLLRKDKEFENEKQQKLRIREWQKTKSPQENNSSEKYITRIYDSETSKENGDIKRSKSMVQTTETRNRHNKIQHYTSSPLFTFHGQLNDENDPKVSQTRVKNNLRATSGFLPNEKKYAQKSHKNKKRNRIHKNITNQDYKVKDDPKIFSFTLHIFQQNLKIFDNIMKSAQLDRLKHKFKSVKKRYIEEFKNFLSQNKDYKIKTKLGIQKVIFNTIDTCYKILQRLIPQVSKAMDGENFVKDNPIKKFQRGVDRQKIIEEIHACKKFGMCRNKEEYSDFITEIIGFIIQANDSKVKQASDALTEVVKTTDFTNVIDNNIQDEVRKFMKVLEVSDPVLLRAMFFILRNAISSQNHPIVIIDPVDEKLAAKTTAFHNILNILDKNIVKSANDTEWDEIIRHFEEWKDGFRTDILNLFETLTKQIKMAFDKMDSKTAQQVNENMKILVKPLKYKTARINSTKNPYHEIL, via the exons atgattttaaaaacattactttTATACGTACTAT GCTTCGCTTTTCACACAGATGGTTACGGTATTGAGTTTGAAGGTTTAATAGATTTAGGCCCAAAATGGAattacaaatataaaatttcaCCCATTAGTTATCAAGATTCTACTGTGAAAATACATCTTTTGCCGAAATATTTTGATACCTTATTAAGAAAAGACAAAGAATTTGAGAACGAAAAGCAGCAGAAATTGAGAATTAGAGAATGGCAAAAAACAAAAAGTCCACAGGAAAATAATAGTAGTGAGAAATATATAACAAGAATATATGATTCTGAAACAAGCAAAGAAAATGGAGATATTAAAAGATCAAAATCGATGGTGCAAACTACAGAAACAAGAAATAGACATAATAAAATACAACACTATACGAGTAGCCCTCTATTTACGTTCCATGGCCAATTAAACGATGAAAATGATCCTAAAGTATCGCAAACaagagttaaaaataatttaagagcaACATCAGGTTTCCTGCCTAATGAAAAGAAATATGCTCAAAAaagtcataaaaataaaaaacgtaatcggattcataaaaatataactaatcAAGATTATAAAGTAAAGGATGATCCAAAAATTTTCAGTTTCACTCTTCATATTTTTCAACAAAATCTCAAAATTTTTGACAATATAATGAAATCAGCTCAACTTGATAGATTGAAACACAAATTCAAATCAGTTAAAAAAAGGTATATTGAAGAATTCAAAAATTTCCTTTCACAAAACAAAGACTATAAAATCAAAACTAAGTTAGGCATTCAGAAGGTTATTTTCAATACAATTGATACATGTTATAAAATATTGCAAAGGCTTATTCCCCAAGTATCTAAAGCTATGGATGGCGAAAATTTTGTTAAAGATAATCctataaaaaaattccagcgCGGTGTTGATAGACAAAAAATAATAGAAGAAATACATGCTTGTAAAAAATTTGGTATGTGTCGCAATAAGGAAGAATACAGTGACTTTATTACAGAAATTATCGGGTTTATAATACAAGCTAATGATAGTAAAGTCAAGCAAGCTTCAGATGCATTAACTGAAGTTGTGAAAACAACTGATTTCACTAATGTGatcgataataatattcaaGACGAAGTAAGAAAGTTtatgaaagttcttgaagtttCAGACCCAGTTTTACTTAGAGCAATGTTCTTTATACTTAGAAATGCAATAAGTAGTCAAAATCATCCTATTGTTATAATAGACCCTGTAGATGAAAAATTAGCGGCTAAAACTACAGCATTTCATAATATACTAAACATTTTAGATAAAAACATTGTTAAATCTGCTAACGATACAGAATGGGATGAAATTATAAGGCATTTTGAGGAATGGAAAGATGGTTTCCGTAccgatattttaaatttatttgaaactttaaCTAAACAAATCAAAATGGCATTTGATAAAATGGACTCTAAAACGGCGCAACAAGtgaatgaaaatatgaaaatactTGTCAAGCCTTTAAAATATAAGACAGCCAGGATAAATAGTACAAAGAATCCatatcatgaaattttgtaa
- the LOC123879547 gene encoding uncharacterized protein LOC123879547, with protein sequence MSRKLDSVTFREWEEHRNSITTSPTLKQFIDFLIGRADLLDTIQLEETQRQSTSQINQNTQFTQNKHITQSKNTSLNKEKITLKTTACPLCTQNHFLFSCSEFRKLSVDERLEKMKNFSVCKNCLRPGHKDSQCRLTHCKYCSLKHSTLLHKDTEQHTTVALSANIQTSNKPLTLLSTALVNVVGADGKLHPARALLDNASTGHYVTQHLCEKLGLLRQSVSSSVTGINNQLSYVAESCTLPLESYSGDFKVNLECHVLPQITNTLPSCNIDIRSLKLPPHIRLADPSFHISSPIDILVGADVFWDVICSDFIDLGKQCPKLQKTKLGWLVSGTIKAYTQSHKNKAHQSSCFFTQRDDALLTRFWELESVSSKYNLTLEEQACEKSFAENTRRDTDGRFIVTIPLKESPEVLGDNYHSAKNRLLALERRFQRDSVLKKRYYDFMTEYRDLGHMSDTVISKPTEPDSQNRYYLPHFPIIRENSTTTKCRVVFNASALNKGKTFNSIQMVGPVVQDDLLSILLRFRQHKYVVSGDIEKMYRAILVEPTQRSLQQILFRFDPSEHIRPFTLNKVTYGTASAPYLATKCLVSLAEQCSDPNAKIAISRDFYVDDFISGGDSIESVIDLCKNVDKTLLSAQFKLRKWQSNSSEVLKSLTNDNALEQINKNKTLNLDESLPCKTLGLQWDCNLDHLLFTIDLDPKAKKITKRKILSLISQIFDPLGILGPCTVQAKKVMQNLWIDKCGWDEEVSKDTQNTFLNFIDSLISLKSLRIPRWVSFDNVIRLELHTFSDASERAYGACIFVRAVDANGTVQVRLLASRNKVAPLKPTTIPRLELCGALLASRLHAKVMSSITLKVHDSFFWTDSTIVLAWLKTQSNQLKTFVRTRVGEIQDSTPGHRWSYVPSKENPADLVSRGIATNSIGSCALWWSGPDFLKTKNIQFPIIPNTQSDSTSTQRQEKTEIVLHTTTQSKDTVTHIIHELINKTSSYTHLIRSFAFVQRFIHNCKYPKNKLTQTLSTTELKNSETYILKLVQQQMFKDEYILLKSGKPLPYKNRLSSLAPFIHSDELIRVGGRLKNSHYPFDIKHPILLCGKHHLTQILFQKEHISLMHAGPQLLLSFIRQKYWPLGGRNLARRVVHRCVRCCRFKPKPIQPMMSDLPADRTRLEFPFLHTGIDYAGPIMIASRKGRGAKLGKSYICIFVCFAVKALHLELVTDLTKEVFISAFLKFISRRGKPMSVTSDNSTTFMGASNEISSFVSKYSDDIKTDLSNRDIEFRRIPQYTSHFRRLRESAVKSVKFLKLKRILTHLMYEEMTTCLVQIEAILNSRPLTPLSSDPLHASHASLLLISS encoded by the coding sequence ATGAGTCGTAAGTTAGACAGTGTTACCTTTCGTGAGTGGGAGGAACATCGTAACTCAATAACTACTTCTCCTACATTAAAACAATTTATAGATTTTCTAATAGGCAGAGCTGACTTATTAGATACTATACAACTTGAAGAAACACAAAGACAGTCAACTtcacaaataaatcaaaatacacAATTTACACAGAATAAGCACATTACACAATCaaaaaatacaagtttaaataaagaaaaaattacacttaaaacCACTGCATGTCCTTTATGTacacaaaatcattttttatttagctgttctgaatttagaaaattaagCGTAGATGAACGCTTAGAAAAAATGAAGAATTTCAGTGTGTGTAAAAATTGTTTACGGCCTGGTCACAAAGACAGTCAGTGCCGCTTAACTCACTGTAAATACTGTTCTTTAAAGCACAGCACACTTTTACATAAAGATACTGAACAGCACACCACAGTTGCCTTATCTGCCAATATTCAGACTAGTAACAAACCTCTTACATTGCTTTCCACAGCATTGGTGAATGTGGTCGGCGCCGACGGGAAACTACATCCTGCTCGCGCTCTTCTAGACAATGCCTCCACGGGGCATTATGTCACACAGCACCTGTGTGAGAAGCTGGGTTTGCTGCGTCAAAGCGTAAGCTCCTCTGTGACAGGTATTAACAACCAGTTATCATACGTAGCAGAGTCTTGCACCTTACCTCTCGAGTCATATTCGGGGGATTTCAAGGTCAATCTTGAGTGTCACGTATTACCTCAGATTACCAACACATTACCTTCATGCAACATCGATATCAGGTCTTTAAAATTACCGCCTCATATTCGATTAGCTGATCCATCTTTCCATATTTCTTCACCTATCGACATATTGGTAGGAGCAGATGTCTTCTGGGACGTCATATGTTCAGATTTCATCGATCTCGGTAAGCAATGcccaaaattgcaaaaaacaaaACTTGGTTGGCTGGTTTCTGGCACAATCAAGGCATATACACAATCACATAAGAATAAAGCACATCAATCGTCTTGCTTTTTCACTCAGCGCGATGATGCCTTGCTAACACGATTTTGGGAATTAGAGTCGGTTTCTTCTAAATATAACTTAACGCTAGAAGAGCAAGCCTGTGAAAAAAGTTTCGCAGAGAACACTCGACGTGACACTGATGGTCGATTTATTGTGACTATACCCTTAAAAGAGTCACCCGAGGTTCTCGGCGATAATTATCACTCGGCCAAAAATCGCTTGCTAGCACTTGAGCGTAGATTTCAACGCGATTCAGTTTTAAAAAAGAGATACTACGATTTTATGACTGAATATAGAGACTTAGGTCACATGAGCGACACAGTTATTTCAAAACCTACTGAACCTGATTCTCAAAACCGGTATTATTTGCCCCATTTTCCGATTATTCGGGAAAATTCTACTACGACAAAATGTCGCGTCGTATTCAATGCCTCAGCATTAAATAAGGGCAAAACATTTAACAGCATTCAAATGGTCGGTCCTGTCGTCCAGGATGACTTACTTTCAATTTTACTGCGCTTCCGTCAGCACAAATATGTTGTTTCGGGAGACATTGAGAAAATGTATCGAGCCATTTTAGTCGAACCCACACAACGTTCACTTCAACAAATTTTATTTCGATTTGATCCGAGTGAACACATAAGACCGTTTACGTTGAACAAGGTTACTTACGGTACAGCATCTGCACCGTACCTAGCCACTAAATGCTTGGTTTCGTTGGCAGAACAATGTTCAGATCCTAACGCAAAAATTGCCATTTCTAGGGACTTTTATGTTGACGATTTTATTAGTGGTGGTGATTCCATAGAATCTGTCATTGACCTGTGCAAAAATGTAGATAAAACTTTACTGTCGGCACAATTCAAGCTGCGTAAATGGCAATCAAATAGCTCCGAAGTCTTGAAATCATTAACTAACGACAATGCACTTgaacaaatcaataaaaataaaactttaaatctAGATGAATCATTACCCTGCAAAACTCTTGGTCTTCAATGGGATTGTAACTTAGATCATTTATTATTCACAATTGACCTAGATCCTAAAGCCAAGAAAATTACTAAACGTAAAATTCTATCTCTTATTAGTCAAATCTTTGATCCGCTTGGGATTCTAGGGCCTTGCACTGTTCAAGCAAAAAAGGTAATGCAAAACCTTTGGATAGATAAATGCGGTTGGGATGAGGAAGTGTCAAAAGATACCCAGAACACCTTTTTGAACTTCATAGATTCTCTTATTTCTCTTAAATCACTTCGTATTCCTCGTTGGGTTAGTTTTGATAATGTTATTCGTTTGGAACTTCATACGTTTTCAGACGCATCGGAACGTGCTTACGGTGCATGTATCTTCGTGAGAGCGGTCGACGCAAATGGCACGGTACAAGTTCGCCTTCTAGCTTCCAGAAATAAAGTGGCGCCTTTGAAGCCTACCACAATCCCCAGACTCGAGCTTTGTGGTGCGCTCCTGGCGTCTAGACTTCACGCCAAAGTGATGTCATCAATCACCCTTAAGGTACACGATTCCTTTTTTTGGACTGATTCCACAATCGTGTTAGCATGGCTAAAAACgcaatcaaatcaattaaaaacgtttgttcGGACTCGAGTAGGTGAGATTCAAGACAGCACACCTGGTCACAGGTGGAGCTACGTTCCATCGAAGGAAAATCCCGCCGATTTAGTCTCACGCGGAATTGCAACGAACAGTATTGGCTCATGCGCACTGTGGTGGTCTGGTCcagattttcttaaaacaaaaaacatacAGTTTCCGATCATACCAAACACACAATCAGATTCTACAAGCACACAAAGACAGGAAAAAACAGAAATAGTTTTACACACAACGACACAAAGTAAAGACACAGTCACACacataattcatgaattaattaataaaacgtCAAGTTACACACATTTAATTAGATCTTTTGCTTTTGTACAAAGATTTATACACAATTGCAAAtatcctaaaaataaattaacacaaacattatctacaacagaattaaaaaattcaGAAACTTATATACTAAAACTCGTGCAACAACAAATGTTCAaagatgaatatattttattaaagtccGGAAAGCCTCTTCCATACAAAAATAGGTTGAGTTCATTAGCacctttcattcattcagatGAGCTCATAAGAGTTGGAGGAAGACTTAAAAACTCACACTATCCTTTCGACATCAAACACCCAATACTCTTATGTGGCAAGCATCATCTCACACAAATCCTTTTTCAAAAAGAACACATTTCATTAATGCATGCGGGACCTCAACTCCTTTTGTCTTTTATTAGACAAAAATATTGGCCACTGGGGGGGAGGAACCTCGCTAGACGCGTCGTGCATCGTTGTGTTCGTTGCTGCAGGTTTAAACCGAAACCAATACAGCCTATGATGAGTGACTTACCCGCGGATAGAACACGTTTAGAATTCCCATTTTTGCACACTGGAATTGACTACGCTGGTCCAATAATGATAGCAAGCCGTAAGGGCAGGGGTGCGAAACTGGGAAAGTCTTACATTTGCATATTTGTCTGCTTCGCAGTTAAAGCTTTGCACCTGGAGCTCGTCACGGATTTGACAAAGGAGGTTTTCATATCAGCATTTCTAAAATTTATATCACGTCGCGGTAAGCCAATGTCTGTTACGTCCGACAACTCGACGACCTTTATGGGAGCCAGTAACGAAATCTCATCCTTTGTCTCAAAATACTCAGACGACATCAAGACAGATCTTAGCAATAGGGATATTGAGTTCCGCCGTATACCCCAGTACACATCCCACTTCAGGCGTTTACGGGAGTCTGCTGTAAAATCAGTAAAATTTCTTAAACTTAAACGCATCTTAACACATTTAATGTACGAAGAGATGACAACGTGTCTGGTTCAGATTGAAGCTATCCTAAATTCCAGACCACTCACACCTCTTTCTTCCGATCCTTTACATGCCTCACATGCCTCACTCCTGCTCATTTCCTCATAG